In Solanum pennellii chromosome 3, SPENNV200, a single window of DNA contains:
- the LOC107015463 gene encoding proline--tRNA ligase, cytoplasmic-like isoform X1 — protein MAVLTNISIKGIQREKMKEVKKETGLGLSYKKDENFGEWYSEVVVSGEMIEYYDISGCYILRPWSMSIWEILQGFFDAEIKKMKIKNSYFPLFVSPAVLQKEKDHIEGFAPEVAWVTKSGDSDLEVPIAIRPTSETVMYPYFSKWIRGHRDLPLRLNQWCNVVRWEFSNPTPFIRSREFLWQEGHTAFATKEESDAEVLEILELYRRIYEDLLAVPVSKGKKSELEKFAGGLYTTTVEAFIPNTGRGIQGATSHCLGQNFARIFEINFENEKGEKAMVWQNSWGFSTRTIGVMIMVHGDDKGLVLPPKVASTQVVVIPVTYKDANTQGIYDACAATVREMNESGIRAEADFRENYSPGWKYSHWEMKGVPLRIEIGPKDLANNQVRAVRRDNGAKTDIPMANLAERVKDMLATIQQNLFDVAKQKRDACIQIVRTWDEFTVALGQKKLILAPWCDEEDVEKDVKARTKGEMGAAKTLCSPFDQPELPEGTLCFASGKPAKKWTYWGHSY, from the exons ATGGCTGTTCTTACTAATATTAGTATAAAAGGCATTCAA agggaaaaaatgaaagaagtcaAAAAAGAGACGGGTCTTGGTCTCTCTTacaaaaaggatgaaaatttTGGAGAGTGGTATTCTGAG GTTGTCGTTAGTGGTGAAATGATCGAGTACTACGACATATCTGGCTGTTATATTCTACGTCCATGGTCAATGTCTATCTGGGAGATATTGCAA GGTTTTTTCGATGCtgaaattaagaaaatgaagataaaGAACTCCTACTTTCCTCTGTTTGTGTCCCCTGCTGTTCTTCAAAAGGAAAAGGACCACATAGAGGGATTTGCTCCCGAG GTTGCTTGGGTTACAAAATCTGGTGATTCTGATTTGGAAGTACCTATTGCGATTCGACCCACTAGTGAAACAGTAATGTATCCTTATTTCTCTAAGTGGATAAGGGGACATCGTGACTTGCCCTTGAGACTCAACCAATGGTGCAATGTCGTGCGATGGGAGTTTAGCAACCCCACCCCCTTCATCAG GAGTCGTGAATTTCTCTGGCAAGAAGGACACACTGCTTTTGCAACAAAGGAGGAATCAGATGCAGAG GTTCTAGAAATCTTGGAATTGTATAGACGTATATATGAAGATCTTTTAGCTGTTCCAGTCAGCAAGGGAAAGAAAAGTGAGCTTGAGAAGTTCGCTGGTGGACTATATACAACTACAGTTGAG GCTTTTATCCCTAATACTGGCCGTGGTATCCAAGGTGCAACTTCTCATTGTTTAGGGCAGAATTTTGCAAGAATTTTCgagataaattttgaaaatgaaaagggAGAGAAGGCTATGGTCTGGCAGAACTCATGGGGCTTTAGTACAAGAACA ATTGGTGTTATGATCATGGTTCACGGGGATGACAAAGGCCTGGTCTTACCTCCTAAAGTAGCATCAACTCAAGTAGTTGTTATTCCCGTCACATACAAGGATGCAAATACTCAAGGGATTTATGATGCTTGTGCTGCTACCGTTAGAGAGATGAATGAATCAGGTATTCGTGCTGAGGCAGACTTCAGAGAAAACTATTCACCTGGCTGGAAATATTCTCATTGGGAAATGAAGGGGGTTCCTCTTAGGATTGAAATAGGACCAAAAGACCTTGCAAATAACCAG GTACGAGCTGTTCGACGTGACAATGGAGCCAAAACAGATATTCCCATGGCCAATCTTGCCGAACGAGTAAAAGATATGCTTGCCACTATCCAACAAAATCTATTCGATGTTGCCAAGCAAAAGAGAGATGCATGTATTCAGATTGTAAGAACCTGGGATGAATTTACGGTAGCACTGGGCCAAAAGAAATTGATCTTGGCTCCTTGGTGTGATGAGGAG GACGTTGAGAAAGATGTCAAGGCACGCACAAAGGGCGAGATGGGTGCAGCAAAGACACTTTGCTCCCCATTTGACCAGCCTGAGCTGCCTGAAG GTACATTGTGCTTCGCGTCGGGTAAACCTGCTAAGAAGTGGACATATTGGGGCCATAGCTATTGA
- the LOC107015463 gene encoding proline--tRNA ligase, cytoplasmic-like isoform X3, with protein sequence MVNVYLGDIAIPYVQGFFDAEIKKMKIKNSYFPLFVSPAVLQKEKDHIEGFAPEVAWVTKSGDSDLEVPIAIRPTSETVMYPYFSKWIRGHRDLPLRLNQWCNVVRWEFSNPTPFIRSREFLWQEGHTAFATKEESDAEVLEILELYRRIYEDLLAVPVSKGKKSELEKFAGGLYTTTVEAFIPNTGRGIQGATSHCLGQNFARIFEINFENEKGEKAMVWQNSWGFSTRTIGVMIMVHGDDKGLVLPPKVASTQVVVIPVTYKDANTQGIYDACAATVREMNESGIRAEADFRENYSPGWKYSHWEMKGVPLRIEIGPKDLANNQVRAVRRDNGAKTDIPMANLAERVKDMLATIQQNLFDVAKQKRDACIQIVRTWDEFTVALGQKKLILAPWCDEEDVEKDVKARTKGEMGAAKTLCSPFDQPELPEGTLCFASGKPAKKWTYWGHSY encoded by the exons ATGGTCAATGTCTATCTGGGAGATATTGCAA TTCCGTATGTTCAGGGTTTTTTCGATGCtgaaattaagaaaatgaagataaaGAACTCCTACTTTCCTCTGTTTGTGTCCCCTGCTGTTCTTCAAAAGGAAAAGGACCACATAGAGGGATTTGCTCCCGAG GTTGCTTGGGTTACAAAATCTGGTGATTCTGATTTGGAAGTACCTATTGCGATTCGACCCACTAGTGAAACAGTAATGTATCCTTATTTCTCTAAGTGGATAAGGGGACATCGTGACTTGCCCTTGAGACTCAACCAATGGTGCAATGTCGTGCGATGGGAGTTTAGCAACCCCACCCCCTTCATCAG GAGTCGTGAATTTCTCTGGCAAGAAGGACACACTGCTTTTGCAACAAAGGAGGAATCAGATGCAGAG GTTCTAGAAATCTTGGAATTGTATAGACGTATATATGAAGATCTTTTAGCTGTTCCAGTCAGCAAGGGAAAGAAAAGTGAGCTTGAGAAGTTCGCTGGTGGACTATATACAACTACAGTTGAG GCTTTTATCCCTAATACTGGCCGTGGTATCCAAGGTGCAACTTCTCATTGTTTAGGGCAGAATTTTGCAAGAATTTTCgagataaattttgaaaatgaaaagggAGAGAAGGCTATGGTCTGGCAGAACTCATGGGGCTTTAGTACAAGAACA ATTGGTGTTATGATCATGGTTCACGGGGATGACAAAGGCCTGGTCTTACCTCCTAAAGTAGCATCAACTCAAGTAGTTGTTATTCCCGTCACATACAAGGATGCAAATACTCAAGGGATTTATGATGCTTGTGCTGCTACCGTTAGAGAGATGAATGAATCAGGTATTCGTGCTGAGGCAGACTTCAGAGAAAACTATTCACCTGGCTGGAAATATTCTCATTGGGAAATGAAGGGGGTTCCTCTTAGGATTGAAATAGGACCAAAAGACCTTGCAAATAACCAG GTACGAGCTGTTCGACGTGACAATGGAGCCAAAACAGATATTCCCATGGCCAATCTTGCCGAACGAGTAAAAGATATGCTTGCCACTATCCAACAAAATCTATTCGATGTTGCCAAGCAAAAGAGAGATGCATGTATTCAGATTGTAAGAACCTGGGATGAATTTACGGTAGCACTGGGCCAAAAGAAATTGATCTTGGCTCCTTGGTGTGATGAGGAG GACGTTGAGAAAGATGTCAAGGCACGCACAAAGGGCGAGATGGGTGCAGCAAAGACACTTTGCTCCCCATTTGACCAGCCTGAGCTGCCTGAAG GTACATTGTGCTTCGCGTCGGGTAAACCTGCTAAGAAGTGGACATATTGGGGCCATAGCTATTGA
- the LOC107015463 gene encoding proline--tRNA ligase, cytoplasmic-like isoform X2, whose amino-acid sequence MKEVKKETGLGLSYKKDENFGEWYSEVVVSGEMIEYYDISGCYILRPWSMSIWEILQGFFDAEIKKMKIKNSYFPLFVSPAVLQKEKDHIEGFAPEVAWVTKSGDSDLEVPIAIRPTSETVMYPYFSKWIRGHRDLPLRLNQWCNVVRWEFSNPTPFIRSREFLWQEGHTAFATKEESDAEVLEILELYRRIYEDLLAVPVSKGKKSELEKFAGGLYTTTVEAFIPNTGRGIQGATSHCLGQNFARIFEINFENEKGEKAMVWQNSWGFSTRTIGVMIMVHGDDKGLVLPPKVASTQVVVIPVTYKDANTQGIYDACAATVREMNESGIRAEADFRENYSPGWKYSHWEMKGVPLRIEIGPKDLANNQVRAVRRDNGAKTDIPMANLAERVKDMLATIQQNLFDVAKQKRDACIQIVRTWDEFTVALGQKKLILAPWCDEEDVEKDVKARTKGEMGAAKTLCSPFDQPELPEGTLCFASGKPAKKWTYWGHSY is encoded by the exons atgaaagaagtcaAAAAAGAGACGGGTCTTGGTCTCTCTTacaaaaaggatgaaaatttTGGAGAGTGGTATTCTGAG GTTGTCGTTAGTGGTGAAATGATCGAGTACTACGACATATCTGGCTGTTATATTCTACGTCCATGGTCAATGTCTATCTGGGAGATATTGCAA GGTTTTTTCGATGCtgaaattaagaaaatgaagataaaGAACTCCTACTTTCCTCTGTTTGTGTCCCCTGCTGTTCTTCAAAAGGAAAAGGACCACATAGAGGGATTTGCTCCCGAG GTTGCTTGGGTTACAAAATCTGGTGATTCTGATTTGGAAGTACCTATTGCGATTCGACCCACTAGTGAAACAGTAATGTATCCTTATTTCTCTAAGTGGATAAGGGGACATCGTGACTTGCCCTTGAGACTCAACCAATGGTGCAATGTCGTGCGATGGGAGTTTAGCAACCCCACCCCCTTCATCAG GAGTCGTGAATTTCTCTGGCAAGAAGGACACACTGCTTTTGCAACAAAGGAGGAATCAGATGCAGAG GTTCTAGAAATCTTGGAATTGTATAGACGTATATATGAAGATCTTTTAGCTGTTCCAGTCAGCAAGGGAAAGAAAAGTGAGCTTGAGAAGTTCGCTGGTGGACTATATACAACTACAGTTGAG GCTTTTATCCCTAATACTGGCCGTGGTATCCAAGGTGCAACTTCTCATTGTTTAGGGCAGAATTTTGCAAGAATTTTCgagataaattttgaaaatgaaaagggAGAGAAGGCTATGGTCTGGCAGAACTCATGGGGCTTTAGTACAAGAACA ATTGGTGTTATGATCATGGTTCACGGGGATGACAAAGGCCTGGTCTTACCTCCTAAAGTAGCATCAACTCAAGTAGTTGTTATTCCCGTCACATACAAGGATGCAAATACTCAAGGGATTTATGATGCTTGTGCTGCTACCGTTAGAGAGATGAATGAATCAGGTATTCGTGCTGAGGCAGACTTCAGAGAAAACTATTCACCTGGCTGGAAATATTCTCATTGGGAAATGAAGGGGGTTCCTCTTAGGATTGAAATAGGACCAAAAGACCTTGCAAATAACCAG GTACGAGCTGTTCGACGTGACAATGGAGCCAAAACAGATATTCCCATGGCCAATCTTGCCGAACGAGTAAAAGATATGCTTGCCACTATCCAACAAAATCTATTCGATGTTGCCAAGCAAAAGAGAGATGCATGTATTCAGATTGTAAGAACCTGGGATGAATTTACGGTAGCACTGGGCCAAAAGAAATTGATCTTGGCTCCTTGGTGTGATGAGGAG GACGTTGAGAAAGATGTCAAGGCACGCACAAAGGGCGAGATGGGTGCAGCAAAGACACTTTGCTCCCCATTTGACCAGCCTGAGCTGCCTGAAG GTACATTGTGCTTCGCGTCGGGTAAACCTGCTAAGAAGTGGACATATTGGGGCCATAGCTATTGA